CCATCATATTTTCTACATCATGAGTAAACTCAGCAAAAAGAGTCAATTCAACTGATGCACCACTACCTTTTAATGTATGTACATCTCTGAACAGTTGACCCATTTGATCATCTGTTAAACTTCCATTTGTTTCAGCTTCTAATAGTACATTATCAGCAGATTCAAAAAGCTCTTCTGCTTCTTCTACAAACATTTCTCTATACTTAGATATATCAAAACCAGACATAACTTATCCTTTATCTACTTTAATTACTTAATAAATTATCTACTTAAAACTATATTAACCGCTTTTAACAATTGATCTGGAACAAAGGGTTTAACAATCCAGCCCGTAGCACCTGCTGCTTTACCTTTTGCTTTCATTTCATCACTTCTTTCTGTTGTCAATACTAAAATTGGTTTATTAGCATACTGAGACAACTTTCTTAATTCAGCTATTAATGTAAGTCCATCCATATTTGGCATATTCACATCAGTAATAATTAAATCATACATTGAAGCTTTAGCTTTTTCTAGCCCATCAACGCCA
The window above is part of the Malaciobacter marinus genome. Proteins encoded here:
- a CDS encoding response regulator, whose protein sequence is MAKLLIVDDSTMLRDMLNYALNEGGYNDVTEAIDGVDGLEKAKASMYDLIITDVNMPNMDGLTLIAELRKLSQYANKPILVLTTERSDEMKAKGKAAGATGWIVKPFVPDQLLKAVNIVLSR